The following coding sequences lie in one Campylobacter concisus genomic window:
- a CDS encoding transposase: MKKAFFCGVDVSKDKIDVCFLTSILSEKAKFETLPNNHELIKVYFDSFKNDEILVVFEATSNYHLTLQRALSDLGIRYCVTNPYKSSLFLKHLSTIKTDISDSYGLAVYARTFKSEIAPDKYNAEYLEIRSYNSTLNLLQKINTQLKNFKSSQKTLNNKVIDDVIANLIKEIAKLQAMLQKLAFDLVKKAIPETEEIIKENKGFGIDLALNLFPQLHFNRDKSEKQFISFIGLSPRIFQSGSSVHKNQKINKMGNSNIRRILFMTALCAIRFNAKFKSRYERLLANGKKKMVAVVAVMCAIVRYLKSLFPFNVQARAF; encoded by the coding sequence ATGAAAAAAGCGTTTTTTTGTGGTGTTGATGTTTCTAAAGATAAAATCGACGTTTGTTTTTTAACTTCTATTCTGAGTGAGAAAGCTAAATTTGAAACATTGCCTAATAACCATGAGCTTATCAAAGTTTATTTTGATAGTTTTAAAAATGATGAAATTTTAGTCGTTTTTGAAGCCACTTCAAATTATCATTTGACACTTCAAAGGGCTTTATCTGATTTAGGTATTAGATATTGTGTTACGAACCCCTATAAATCATCTTTATTTTTAAAGCATCTTAGCACTATAAAAACTGATATAAGCGATAGTTATGGCTTGGCTGTTTATGCTAGGACTTTTAAAAGTGAGATCGCACCTGATAAGTATAATGCCGAGTATTTAGAGATAAGAAGTTACAATTCAACTTTAAATTTGCTCCAAAAAATAAATACTCAACTTAAAAATTTTAAAAGCTCTCAGAAAACTTTAAATAATAAAGTAATTGATGATGTTATTGCAAATCTTATAAAAGAGATTGCAAAGCTTCAAGCTATGCTTCAAAAACTAGCTTTTGATCTTGTTAAAAAAGCTATTCCAGAAACAGAAGAGATCATTAAAGAAAATAAAGGCTTCGGCATTGATCTCGCTTTAAATTTATTTCCACAACTGCATTTTAATAGGGATAAATCTGAAAAGCAATTTATAAGTTTTATTGGTCTTAGTCCTAGAATTTTTCAAAGTGGCTCAAGTGTTCATAAAAACCAAAAGATAAACAAAATGGGCAATTCTAATATAAGGCGTATTCTATTTATGACTGCATTATGTGCAATTCGTTTTAACGCTAAATTCAAATCACGTTATGAGCGTTTATTAGCTAACGGCAAAAAGAAAATGGTTGCTGTCGTTGCTGTAATGTGTGCAATAGTTCGCTATTTAAAAAGCTTATTTCCCTTTAACGTTCAAGCAAGGGCTTTTTAA
- a CDS encoding 2-isopropylmalate synthase, which translates to MDKNKIIIFDTTLRDGEQSPGASMNTAEKLQIALQLERLGVDVMEAGFAAASPGDFDAVNQIAKQASNITVCSLARAVERDIKAAGEALAPAKNKRIHTFIATSPIHMEYKLKMSPDEVIKRAVESIKYAKTFCDDVEFSCEDACRSEMSFLKEICDAAINAGAKTLNIPDTVGYLYPEEITARISEIVKFVGNRAIISVHNHNDLGMATANSLAAIKAGARQVEGTINGIGERAGNAALEEIVMAIKTRQDVFAPFYTGIISKEIYPTSRLIASIIGIEPQPNKAIVGKNAFAHESGIHQDGVLKHKETYEIISAESIGLEKNSLVLGKHSGRHAFKDKLASLGFDLDSDALNKAFEKFKELADKKKEIFDDDIRALVAEEITKIPQAYEITALLQSSGGSLASASISIKHNDEIISDSALGNGTADAIFKVVDRISGISGTLKDYKVASVSQGKDALAKVDVKVEFEGKTAVIGHGLDIDTMMASAKAYVGALNSYLRIHKN; encoded by the coding sequence ATGGATAAGAATAAAATTATAATCTTTGATACAACTTTAAGAGATGGCGAGCAAAGCCCTGGTGCATCGATGAATACAGCCGAAAAACTACAGATCGCACTTCAGCTTGAAAGGCTTGGCGTGGATGTTATGGAGGCTGGATTTGCGGCAGCAAGCCCAGGGGATTTTGATGCGGTAAATCAGATAGCAAAGCAAGCCTCAAATATCACGGTTTGCTCTCTTGCACGCGCAGTTGAGCGTGATATTAAGGCAGCTGGCGAGGCATTGGCTCCAGCTAAAAATAAGAGAATTCATACATTTATAGCAACAAGCCCAATTCATATGGAGTACAAGCTAAAAATGAGCCCAGATGAAGTAATAAAACGTGCAGTCGAGTCTATAAAATACGCAAAAACCTTTTGCGATGATGTAGAGTTTAGCTGCGAGGACGCTTGTAGAAGTGAAATGAGCTTTTTAAAAGAAATTTGTGACGCTGCCATAAATGCGGGTGCAAAAACTTTAAATATCCCTGATACGGTTGGTTATTTATATCCTGAAGAGATAACTGCTCGCATTAGTGAAATAGTAAAATTTGTAGGCAATAGAGCGATAATCTCTGTGCATAATCACAATGACTTAGGCATGGCTACAGCAAATTCACTAGCAGCCATAAAAGCTGGTGCAAGGCAGGTCGAAGGTACGATAAATGGCATAGGTGAGCGTGCTGGAAATGCTGCGCTTGAAGAGATCGTGATGGCTATCAAAACCCGCCAAGACGTCTTTGCTCCATTTTATACAGGCATCATCTCAAAAGAAATTTATCCAACTTCAAGACTGATTGCTAGTATTATAGGCATTGAGCCTCAACCAAATAAAGCTATCGTTGGTAAAAACGCCTTTGCGCACGAGAGTGGCATACATCAAGACGGCGTGCTAAAGCATAAAGAGACCTATGAGATAATTAGCGCTGAGAGTATAGGCCTTGAGAAAAATTCTCTTGTTTTAGGTAAGCATAGTGGTCGCCACGCGTTTAAAGATAAGCTTGCTAGCCTTGGATTTGACCTTGATAGCGATGCTCTTAATAAGGCATTTGAAAAATTTAAAGAGCTAGCTGATAAGAAAAAAGAGATATTTGATGATGATATTAGGGCTCTTGTGGCTGAAGAGATTACAAAAATTCCACAAGCTTATGAGATCACGGCTCTTCTTCAAAGTAGCGGCGGAAGCCTTGCAAGCGCTTCAATTAGCATAAAACACAATGATGAGATCATCAGTGACTCAGCTCTAGGAAATGGTACTGCCGATGCGATATTTAAGGTAGTTGATCGCATTAGTGGCATTAGTGGCACGCTCAAAGACTATAAAGTGGCGTCTGTTTCTCAAGGTAAAGACGCACTTGCAAAGGTTGATGTAAAGGTCGAGTTTGAGGGCAAAACGGCTGTAATAGGCCATGGACTTGACATAGATACTATGATGGCAAGTGCAAAAGCCTATGTTGGTGCACTAAATAGCTACCTTCGCATACATAAAAACTAA
- the pssA gene encoding CDP-diacylglycerol--serine O-phosphatidyltransferase, giving the protein MNNIQKMQLMYILPNLFTAASAFLGVISIISSIQGNYFKAIIYIILSLILDGLDGRVARLTKTTSKFGVEFDSLADLVAFGVAPAILFYLTIGKNFGRFGALIAAMFVVFGAIRLARFNVTTGTYEPNVFIGLPIPSAAIVSVLWVGIYIDYTFLEGFEWCLMLLEATLAALMVSNIRYPSFKKINLKQTHVIRILVALVVAFSMLYLYPFESATLVMSIYMLYGIVRATIMFSKNSKKKESE; this is encoded by the coding sequence ATGAATAACATACAAAAGATGCAACTAATGTATATCTTGCCAAATTTATTTACAGCAGCTAGCGCTTTTTTAGGTGTTATTAGCATTATTTCATCTATTCAAGGTAACTATTTTAAAGCCATTATTTATATAATCTTATCGCTTATTTTAGATGGACTTGATGGACGTGTGGCTAGACTTACAAAGACAACTAGCAAATTTGGGGTAGAGTTTGATAGTCTTGCAGATCTTGTTGCTTTTGGTGTAGCACCAGCGATTTTATTTTATTTGACTATTGGTAAAAATTTTGGCAGATTTGGAGCACTTATAGCTGCTATGTTTGTGGTTTTTGGAGCTATCAGGCTTGCTCGCTTCAATGTAACTACTGGTACATATGAGCCAAATGTTTTTATCGGACTTCCTATTCCATCAGCAGCTATTGTGAGCGTACTTTGGGTTGGAATTTATATCGACTATACTTTTTTAGAGGGATTTGAGTGGTGCTTGATGCTACTTGAAGCTACTTTGGCAGCTTTAATGGTTAGTAACATCCGCTATCCAAGTTTTAAAAAAATAAATTTAAAACAAACTCATGTGATAAGAATTTTAGTAGCTCTTGTAGTTGCATTTTCGATGCTTTATCTATATCCATTTGAAAGTGCGACTTTGGTTATGAGCATCTATATGCTTTATGGTATAGTAAGAGCTACTATAATGTTTAGTAAAAATTCCAAAAAAAAGGAGAGCGAATGA
- a CDS encoding phosphatidylserine decarboxylase yields MSGYIAKAGYKFILFFLILFVLSLLFGILPLLFAILLFLGLYFFRDPEREPFSDDKLALLSPIDGKIKEISASNFDNNEVAKIVIKKSFFDVGTLRAVSDVKVAEIRKRHGLFLCQAMKISEFLNERAIIHFEKENIKFVMKIIAGALSRSLEISNVTSLKASRKFGFLGSGEVILYLPRDTKICVSVGESVKAASLLGYFEEGKRDE; encoded by the coding sequence ATGAGTGGCTATATCGCGAAAGCAGGATATAAATTTATATTATTTTTTCTAATTTTATTTGTTTTATCTTTGCTGTTTGGGATCTTGCCACTACTTTTTGCTATTTTACTTTTTTTGGGGCTTTATTTTTTTAGAGACCCTGAGAGAGAGCCATTTTCTGATGATAAATTGGCTTTACTATCGCCGATTGATGGCAAGATAAAAGAGATCAGTGCTTCAAATTTTGATAATAATGAAGTAGCTAAGATCGTTATAAAAAAATCTTTTTTTGATGTTGGTACATTAAGGGCTGTGAGTGATGTAAAAGTAGCTGAAATACGCAAAAGACATGGCTTATTCTTATGCCAAGCTATGAAAATTTCAGAATTTTTAAATGAAAGAGCGATTATTCACTTTGAAAAAGAGAATATAAAATTTGTTATGAAAATTATAGCTGGAGCTTTAAGTCGAAGTTTAGAAATTTCAAATGTTACTAGCCTGAAAGCCTCTAGAAAATTTGGTTTTTTAGGAAGTGGTGAGGTGATTTTATACTTGCCAAGAGATACTAAAATATGTGTAAGCGTTGGAGAAAGCGTAAAGGCTGCTTCACTTTTGGGATATTTTGAAGAGGGAAAAAGAGATGAATAA
- the ftsH gene encoding ATP-dependent zinc metalloprotease FtsH, whose translation MNNQNNNQNNGNNNGFFNKNPIFIFAIFAIVIVLAFRSFSGDGLGGSFGLNSNAQSKMVAYSEFKDMLKNKQLNEVAISETTIKGIGSDKTIYLAKRINDPTLIGILEQNGITYSVYSENNWFGDLIFSWIIPVFIFFAIWMFIASRMQKNIGGGILGIGSAKKLINSEKPKVKFDDVAGVEEAKEEVQEIVDYLKSPDKYLRLGAKIPKGILLVGPPGTGKTLLARAVAGEASVPFFSMSASSFIEMFVGVGASRVRDLFENAKKEAPAIVFIDEIDAIGKSRNSGPMGGNDEREQTLNQLLSEMDGFDADKSPVIVIAATNRPEVLDAALLRPGRFDRQVLVDKPDFKGRCDILKVHMKDVKIGKDVNIEDIARLTTGLAGADLENIINEAALLAGRKSKTFVEQADLVEAVERSIAGLEKKSRRVNPKEKRIVTYHECGHALIAELTKGAKRVTKVSVVPRGLAALGYTLNTPEENKFMMQKHELIAEVDVLLAGRAAEEVFIKEISTGASNDLERATDIIKAMVSMYGMSDVAGLMVLEKQRATFLNGGQSIKDYSDKMAEKVDEFVKTLLHERYTAVLSLLEIYKGAIENMVSALYEEETIEGKRVREIIKNYEIENDLESRLVETEEDEKSKKEE comes from the coding sequence ATGAATAACCAAAATAATAACCAAAACAATGGCAACAATAACGGTTTTTTTAATAAAAATCCTATTTTTATTTTTGCTATTTTTGCAATAGTTATAGTTTTAGCTTTTAGAAGCTTTAGTGGAGACGGACTAGGTGGCTCTTTTGGGCTAAATAGCAATGCCCAGAGTAAAATGGTAGCTTATTCTGAGTTTAAAGATATGTTAAAAAATAAGCAGCTAAATGAGGTTGCTATCTCGGAAACTACCATAAAAGGCATAGGTAGTGACAAAACTATCTATCTTGCAAAACGTATAAATGATCCAACGCTCATTGGCATACTTGAGCAAAATGGCATAACTTATAGCGTTTATAGCGAAAATAACTGGTTTGGAGATCTTATATTTTCATGGATCATACCGGTGTTTATATTTTTTGCTATTTGGATGTTTATCGCTAGTCGTATGCAAAAGAATATCGGCGGTGGCATACTAGGTATAGGAAGTGCGAAAAAGCTTATAAATTCTGAAAAACCAAAAGTTAAATTTGACGATGTTGCAGGCGTTGAAGAGGCAAAAGAAGAGGTTCAAGAGATAGTTGATTATCTAAAAAGCCCAGATAAATATCTAAGACTTGGAGCTAAAATTCCAAAAGGTATTTTGCTAGTTGGCCCTCCAGGTACTGGTAAAACGCTTCTTGCAAGAGCAGTTGCGGGCGAGGCTAGCGTGCCATTTTTTTCTATGTCGGCATCAAGCTTTATAGAGATGTTTGTCGGTGTTGGTGCAAGTAGAGTTAGAGATCTTTTTGAAAATGCTAAAAAAGAGGCTCCAGCGATCGTTTTTATAGATGAGATCGATGCGATCGGTAAAAGTAGAAATTCTGGTCCAATGGGTGGCAACGACGAGAGAGAGCAGACGCTAAATCAGCTTCTTTCTGAGATGGACGGCTTTGATGCGGATAAGTCGCCAGTCATCGTTATAGCAGCTACAAATAGACCTGAGGTTTTGGACGCTGCGCTTTTAAGACCGGGTAGATTTGACAGGCAAGTGCTTGTTGATAAGCCTGATTTTAAAGGACGCTGCGATATTTTAAAAGTTCACATGAAAGATGTAAAGATTGGCAAAGATGTAAATATCGAAGATATTGCAAGGCTTACGACTGGTTTAGCTGGCGCTGATCTTGAAAATATCATAAATGAGGCAGCACTTCTTGCAGGACGTAAGTCAAAGACCTTTGTCGAGCAGGCCGATCTTGTGGAGGCTGTTGAGAGATCGATTGCTGGACTTGAGAAAAAGTCTCGCCGCGTAAATCCAAAAGAAAAAAGAATCGTCACTTATCATGAGTGCGGTCATGCCTTGATAGCTGAGCTAACAAAAGGTGCAAAAAGGGTAACAAAAGTCTCAGTCGTACCACGTGGTCTTGCGGCACTTGGCTATACTTTAAATACACCTGAAGAGAATAAATTTATGATGCAAAAGCATGAGTTGATAGCAGAAGTAGATGTACTTTTGGCTGGTAGAGCTGCTGAAGAGGTGTTTATTAAAGAAATTTCAACTGGAGCTAGCAACGACCTAGAGCGCGCGACTGATATCATAAAAGCTATGGTTAGTATGTATGGCATGAGCGATGTTGCTGGTCTTATGGTGCTTGAAAAGCAACGTGCTACATTTTTAAATGGTGGTCAAAGTATCAAAGACTATAGTGATAAGATGGCTGAAAAGGTTGATGAGTTTGTAAAAACGCTTCTTCATGAAAGATACACAGCTGTGCTTAGTTTGCTTGAAATTTACAAAGGTGCTATTGAAAATATGGTATCAGCACTTTATGAAGAAGAAACAATCGAAGGAAAAAGAGTTAGAGAGATCATTAAAAACTATGAGATCGAAAATGATCTAGAGAGCAGGCTTGTAGAGACCGAAGAAGACGAAAAGAGTAAAAAAGAGGAATAA
- a CDS encoding 50S ribosomal protein L11 methyltransferase yields the protein MKDKFYELSIKTSNFYDEILELVFSFGVTCVEELDHEIIIREEYDLKDIAWGIEEYTKGLSSVCKISNDLKISLNLKENKDWLGEYKKAVKPILVDKIYVRPSWEEPLNGVTNIIIDPALAFGSGHHESTNSCLQLLQKYAKSGNTALDVGCGSGILSIALAKLGCKVDACDTDEQATQSSLSNAELNEIKFNKIWTGSIANLEQKYDIVVANIIADVIFMLSNDLKKSLKKGGYLVLSGILNKYEDRIKDTFKDLELIEIKQSNDWSSFVYKEIDE from the coding sequence ATGAAAGATAAATTCTACGAATTAAGCATAAAAACATCAAATTTTTATGATGAAATTTTAGAGCTAGTTTTCTCTTTTGGGGTCACCTGTGTTGAAGAGCTAGATCACGAGATCATCATCAGGGAAGAGTATGATCTAAAAGATATAGCTTGGGGTATTGAAGAGTATACAAAAGGACTCTCTAGTGTTTGTAAAATTTCAAATGATTTAAAAATTTCTCTTAATTTAAAAGAAAATAAAGACTGGCTAGGCGAGTATAAAAAGGCAGTTAAGCCTATTTTGGTTGATAAAATTTATGTTAGACCTAGCTGGGAAGAGCCACTTAATGGCGTAACAAATATCATAATCGACCCAGCTCTAGCCTTTGGCTCAGGGCACCACGAAAGTACAAATTCTTGTTTGCAACTTTTACAAAAATATGCAAAAAGTGGCAATACTGCTTTAGATGTAGGATGCGGAAGCGGGATATTAAGCATAGCTTTAGCAAAGCTTGGCTGTAAGGTCGATGCTTGCGATACAGACGAGCAAGCTACACAAAGTTCACTTAGTAACGCTGAGTTAAATGAGATTAAATTTAATAAAATTTGGACAGGCTCTATCGCAAATTTAGAGCAAAAATATGACATTGTTGTAGCAAATATCATCGCTGATGTCATTTTTATGCTCTCAAATGACTTAAAAAAATCGCTTAAAAAAGGCGGCTACTTGGTATTGTCAGGAATTTTAAACAAATACGAAGATAGGATTAAAGATACATTTAAGGATTTGGAGCTAATTGAGATAAAACAAAGTAACGATTGGAGTAGCTTTGTTTATAAGGAAATAGATGAATAA
- a CDS encoding chemotaxis response regulator CheY, whose protein sequence is MKILVVDDSSTMRRIIKNTLQRLGHQEILEAEHGLEAWNILTQNEGIEVLITDWNMPEMNGLELVKKVRAEQKYIDMPIIMVTTEGGKAEVITALKAGVNNYIVKPFTPQVLKEKLEDVLG, encoded by the coding sequence GTGAAGATTTTGGTTGTAGATGACAGTTCAACAATGAGAAGAATCATAAAAAATACTTTACAAAGGTTAGGACATCAAGAAATTCTTGAGGCTGAGCACGGTCTTGAGGCCTGGAATATCTTAACTCAAAATGAAGGTATCGAAGTTCTTATCACTGACTGGAATATGCCTGAGATGAATGGTCTTGAGCTTGTTAAAAAGGTAAGAGCAGAGCAAAAGTATATTGATATGCCTATCATAATGGTAACAACAGAAGGCGGAAAAGCTGAAGTTATAACAGCTTTAAAAGCAGGTGTTAATAACTACATCGTTAAACCTTTTACGCCACAAGTTTTAAAAGAGAAGCTTGAAGACGTTCTTGGTTAA
- the hisA gene encoding 1-(5-phosphoribosyl)-5-[(5-phosphoribosylamino)methylideneamino]imidazole-4-carboxamide isomerase gives MEIFPAIDLKEGQAVRLSKGLMQSAKIYSNEPSELAKKFEDYGAKWLHVVDLDGAFAGETINFKTIEKITKATNLSVQVGGGIRDEERIKRYLDLGVSRVILGSVALHDPEFTAKMAEIYRVVVGIDAKDGYVAVQGWGEISNIKAIDLARKFADVGVEAVICTDINKDGMLGGVNVEFSLQIARNSKLETIASGGVSDINDILMLKATNEISGVIVGKAYYEGLLDLKEAFKLLR, from the coding sequence ATGGAAATTTTTCCAGCGATTGATTTAAAAGAGGGGCAAGCGGTTAGACTTAGCAAAGGTCTTATGCAAAGTGCAAAAATTTATAGCAACGAGCCAAGTGAACTTGCTAAGAAATTTGAAGATTATGGCGCAAAATGGCTTCATGTGGTTGATTTGGATGGTGCATTTGCTGGAGAGACGATAAATTTTAAAACAATTGAAAAGATTACAAAGGCTACAAATTTAAGCGTCCAAGTGGGTGGTGGCATAAGAGATGAAGAGCGAATAAAACGCTATTTAGACCTTGGAGTTAGCAGGGTGATCCTTGGCTCAGTTGCCCTTCATGATCCAGAATTTACAGCAAAAATGGCTGAAATTTATAGAGTCGTAGTCGGCATTGACGCAAAAGATGGCTACGTGGCCGTGCAAGGTTGGGGCGAGATCTCAAATATAAAAGCAATTGATCTTGCAAGAAAATTTGCAGATGTTGGCGTGGAAGCTGTGATTTGTACCGATATTAACAAGGATGGAATGCTTGGCGGAGTTAATGTTGAGTTTAGCTTGCAAATAGCTAGAAATAGCAAGCTTGAGACAATAGCAAGTGGTGGCGTGAGTGATATAAATGATATTTTGATGCTAAAAGCCACAAATGAGATTAGTGGCGTAATAGTTGGGAAAGCCTACTATGAAGGGTTACTTGACCTAAAAGAGGCCTTTAAACTACTTAGATAG
- the hisH gene encoding imidazole glycerol phosphate synthase subunit HisH, with the protein MIAIIDYGAGNIKSVINAFDFLDKKCTLVSKPENLKEYSHIVLPGVGAFGEAMKKLKFNGMDEAIKEAVKSGKAFIGICLGMQLLFKKSFEFGEHEGLSLFPGEVVKFNEANFDKPLKIPHIGWNALEFKQNSPLNLGLKKLEYLYFVHSYHVVCDDKFALAKTTYGYEFTSAVWYENIFGFQPHPEKSHEAGLKILENFARL; encoded by the coding sequence ATGATTGCTATTATTGATTATGGTGCGGGCAATATCAAAAGCGTGATAAATGCTTTTGATTTTCTTGACAAAAAATGTACCTTAGTAAGTAAGCCTGAAAATTTAAAAGAGTACTCTCACATCGTTTTACCAGGCGTTGGGGCATTTGGTGAGGCGATGAAGAAACTAAAATTTAACGGCATGGATGAAGCGATAAAAGAAGCTGTGAAAAGTGGAAAAGCCTTTATAGGAATTTGCCTTGGTATGCAGCTTTTGTTTAAAAAAAGCTTTGAATTTGGCGAGCATGAAGGGCTTTCTCTTTTCCCAGGAGAGGTCGTAAAATTTAATGAAGCTAATTTCGATAAACCATTAAAGATACCCCATATTGGTTGGAACGCTTTGGAATTTAAGCAAAATAGCCCATTAAATTTAGGACTAAAAAAGCTTGAGTATTTATATTTTGTACATAGCTATCATGTGGTTTGTGATGATAAATTTGCACTGGCAAAGACGACTTATGGATATGAATTTACAAGTGCGGTTTGGTATGAAAATATTTTTGGCTTTCAGCCTCATCCAGAAAAAAGTCATGAAGCTGGACTTAAAATTTTAGAGAATTTTGCGAGGTTGTGA
- a CDS encoding PDC sensor domain-containing protein — MVIKDIKRFSDTRYKARAYICYLFSRNLPNRLPGVCLENIKAGFDKISHEIENFDALYILDENGIQIEDSISLNEKYKIPKGENRANKAYYYTAVREKRCVLSDPYPSSLNGGLCVTASVPIYNEKNELKFIACIDISLENILNMVDSGFVEEHFGRFLKTVYALFCASLFMICAFLFWHGVKSFISKSIEHINVEEIFESTIILTLALAIFDLVKTIFEEEVLGKNHEENSVIYKTMVRFIGSIIIALAIEALMLVFKFAITAPENIINAIYLIGGVAMLMAALSFYLFSVKRQENR, encoded by the coding sequence TTGGTTATAAAAGATATTAAGAGATTTAGTGACACGAGATACAAGGCAAGGGCGTATATCTGCTATTTATTTAGTAGAAATTTGCCAAACAGACTGCCTGGAGTGTGCTTAGAAAACATAAAAGCTGGCTTTGATAAGATCAGCCACGAGATAGAAAATTTTGATGCACTATACATTTTAGACGAAAATGGCATACAGATCGAAGACTCGATCAGCCTAAATGAAAAGTATAAAATTCCAAAAGGTGAAAACCGCGCAAATAAAGCCTACTACTACACCGCCGTGCGCGAGAAAAGGTGTGTTTTAAGTGATCCTTATCCATCAAGTCTAAATGGAGGTTTATGTGTCACAGCAAGCGTGCCTATCTATAATGAAAAAAATGAGCTTAAATTTATCGCTTGCATCGATATAAGCCTAGAAAATATCCTAAATATGGTCGATAGCGGCTTTGTCGAGGAGCATTTTGGTAGATTTTTAAAGACAGTTTATGCGCTCTTTTGTGCATCGCTTTTTATGATCTGCGCATTTTTGTTTTGGCACGGCGTAAAGAGCTTTATCTCAAAGAGCATCGAGCATATAAATGTCGAAGAAATTTTTGAATCAACCATCATTTTAACGCTGGCTCTTGCCATTTTTGACCTTGTAAAGACGATATTTGAAGAAGAGGTTTTAGGCAAAAATCACGAAGAAAATAGTGTTATTTATAAGACGATGGTTAGATTTATCGGCTCTATCATCATCGCACTTGCGATCGAGGCGCTCATGCTAGTCTTTAAATTTGCTATCACTGCACCTGAAAATATCATAAACGCTATCTATCTAATAGGCGGCGTGGCGATGCTAATGGCGGCACTTAGCTTTTATCTTTTTAGCGTAAAAAGGCAAGAGAACAGATGA